The genomic window TTTCCATTTCTAGCTGCATAATCCGCCGATCTATTGCTTCTAATTCTGAGGGTTTAGAAGTAATTTCCATTTTTAGCTGCGCGGCGGCTTCGTCTACTAGGTCTATGGCTTTATCGGGCAAAAAGCGATCGCTTATATAACGATTAGATAAGGTAGCGGCGGCGACTAGCGAGGAATCGGTAATTTTGACACTATGATGCACTTCGTAACGTTGTTTTAAGCCGCGCAAAATAGAAATTGTAGTTTCTACCGTTGGCTCGTTAACGTACACTTGCTGAAAGCGTCTTTCTAAAGCGGCATCTTTTTCAATATACTTGCGGTACTCGTCTAAAGTTGTTGCGCCAATACAACGCAATTCTCCCCGCGCCAGCATGGGTTTAAGCAGGTTTCCCGCGTCCATAGTCCCTTGACTTGCTCCCGCACCTACAACGGTGTGCAATTCGTCGATAAATAGCACAATTTGCCCGTTAGATCCGGTAACTTCTTTTAATACCGATCGCAAACGATCTTCAAATTCTCCCCGATATTTAGCCCCAGCAATCAAACTTCCCATATCTAGAGAAATTAGTTGCCGATTTTTGAGATTTTCGGGAACATCACCATTAATTATCCTTTGGGCTAAACCTTCGGCGATCGCAGTTTTCCCTACTCCAGGTTCGCCAATTAGTACAGGATTATTTTTACTCCGCCTTGACAATACTTGAATTACTCGCCTAATTTCTTCATCTCTACCAATTACAGGGTCAAGTTTGCCATTTTTTGCTTGTTCCGTTAAATCTCGCCCAAACTTCTCTAAAGCTTGATAGCGCGATTCGGGGGTTTGATCGGTAACTTTTTGGCTACCTCTAACCGTTTGAATTGCTGCTTCTAATTTTGCCGTGTCGAGGTTAAAAGTTTTGTACAAACGGCGACCAATGCGATCGTCTTGAGCAAAGCCTAAAAGGATGTGTTCGATGGAGATAAACTCGTCTTCCATCTTCGCTCTAGCTGCTTCTGCGCGGTCAAGCAACAGGTCTAAACTGCGCCCTAGGTAGAGTTGTTCGCTTTTGCCAATTTTGGGCTGGCGCTGGGTAAATGCGTCGAGTTGTTGTTGAAAGCGGCTAAGTTCGATCCCAGCTTTAGTTAAAATGCGATCGCCCAGTTCATTTGGTTCTAATAGCGCTAATACTAAATGTTCTACATCTAATTGCTGTTGTAAATAATTCCGGGCTATATCTTGGGACTTGACAATTGCATCCCAGGCTTTGTCTGTGAACTTGTTAGGATCGGTAGGCTGCATTTGGAAATATTTTTAAGTTGGCGATAGTAATTTGTTTAAAAATTGCCTGTACATCAACAGTTTAATCTTTATTGTTTATCAGCGATACACAAGTATATATGTACTATATCGAGAAGTCGCATTAGACTAAGAGTGTCTCTCAAACTAGCAACTTTTGGCATCTAACCTTACGGTGAATTAAGTTTTTATGCTGCTATCTCTTTCAATTGAAAACTTTGCTTTGATCGATCGGCTAAATCTAGAGTTTGGCGAGGGTTTGAACGTGCTGACGGGGGAAACGGGGGCGGGAAAATCAATTATTTTAGATGCGATCGATGCAGCTTTGGGAGGTAAGGTTTCTAGCCGTGCTATCCGTACAGGCTCAAATCGAGCAATAGTAGAAGCTACTTTTAAGTTAAACCGCTCTTTGGCGGCGTGGTTGGTAGAGCAAGAAATTGAACTAATTGATGAAGAAACCCTAGTTTGCAGTCGAGAAATGAATGCTAGTAGTGGTAGTCTTCGCAGTCGCACTAGAGTAAACGGTGTATTAGTCAATCGTCAGGTAATGACGCAATTGCGCGGCTTATTAGTAGAAATTACCGCCCAAGGGCAAACAGTACAAGTTGGACAATCAGCACAAGTTAGGCAATGGTTGGATCTTTACGGTGGCGAGGCGCATTTTAAAGAGCGGGAAATTGTCGGAAAGCTGTTTGCAGAGTATCAAGAAGCGAAAACAAATTTGGAAAAACGCCGCCAGGGCGATCGCCAACGTTTGCAGCAATTAGACTTACTTAAGTATCAGTCGCAAGAATTAGGAGCGGCTTCTTTGAGCGATCCTGACGAAATGGAAGCTTTAGAACAAGAAAGTCAGCGTCTTAGTCATGTAGTGGAGTTGCAACAGTTAAGCTACAAGGTTTATCAAGCGGTATATCAAAACGATAACGATGGTTTGGCGGCGGCGGATTTGTTGGGAAATGCGGAAATAGTTTTAACCGACATGGTGCAATACGATTCTCAGTTGCAGCCGTTGGTAGATGCGATCGCCGAAGCGTTAGCTACAGTGGGAGAAGTAGGAAGACAAATACACGTTTACGGAGATGCTTTAGAAGCCGATCCGCAGCGTTTGGCAGAAGTTGAGGAGCGAATTCGTGAATTAAAACAAATTTGCCGTAAGTACGGGCCTACACTCGTAGAAGTCATCGCTTATTACGATCGCATTCAAACAGAATTAGCAGAAATAGACGGCGGCGAACAATCGATTGAAGCCTTGGAACAAAAGGAAAAAGCTTGTTATACCAAGCTGATGCAAACGGTAGATAAATTAACTAAACTCCGCCAAGCTACCGCCTTTCGGATGGAAGAAAAGCTACTAATTGAGCTTAAACCTTTGGCAATGGACAAGGTAAAGTTTCAAGTTGCGATTGAACCAACTACCGTTTCAGCGATGGGAGGAAACCGGATTACATTTTTATTTAGCGCTAATCCCGGCGAACCTTTGCAACCGCTTACTGAAGTTGCTTCTGGGGGAGAAATGAGCCGTTTTTTATTAGCTCTAAAATCTTGCTTTTCTAGCTTAGATCCGGCGGGAACTTTGATTTTTGATGAAATTGATGTAGGTGTATCGGGAAAAGTAGCTAATGCGATCGCCGAAAAGTTGCATCAATTAAGCGATCGCCAACAAGTATTATGCGTCACTCACCAGCCTTTAATTGCGGCTATGGCAGATCGTCATTTTCGCGTTGATAAACTAGCTCTTGATACTTCTATAGACGCGGATACTCGTACAGTGGTGCGTGTAAAAGCCTTAGATAACTTTGCCACTCGTCGGGAAGAATTAGCCACTTTAGCTAGTGGAGAATCTCAAACTGAGGCGATCGCTTTTGCTGATTCTTTACTCGTTCAAGCCGCCCATTTGCGCCAAACTAAGTTAGTCAAATAAATCGCCGTAAAATTGCAGTCGTCCATAACCCATAAATTGCCCCGCCGTTTTTTCACCTGGAGGAAAAGCTTTAACTCCAAACAAGTAAACTCCCGACGAGAAGGGATTTTGCACCGGACGCAAACCAATTGTAATTGTTTTTCCTGGAGTAATTGGCGGGTTAAATACTACGGTGACAGTGCGGGTTTTTTTGTCTCTAGTTACAGAACCTAAAGCAATATTTTCTCCTTTATTTCGGCGCGTCCCCACAAAAGCGCGGGTATCTTCAAGATCGAAACGAATATTATCTACCCCTTCATGCTGATTAAACGTAACTGTTTGCAAGGGTTCTCCAGCTTTTTCCGGTAAGTTGATGGTGAAATAGTAGGTTGCACCCCAAGCATTGATGTCTTTTAGTGTCGTTGTAGCTTCGACTAAACGGGGTTGTTGGACAAAAGATATAGTTCCATCTCTCAACTGTACCCCTCGTGCTATTTCGGGAATAATTACGAAAACACTGGCAATTGCTAAGGTTGCGGCAGCTAAACTTTTGGGGCGGATTAGCATAGAAAATTAGGTGGCGTTTAAAAAATATGCGATCGCTAATTACCTTTAATCTAAGCAATTGTTATCAATCTTGGTTAGAGTTCACAAAACTTAGGGCTTTGCGCGGGTTTACTTTAAATAATATTTCGCCGTTGTTACTAAAAAAATTAGATAAGCTAAAAATATAGAATACATCAGAGGAAATTATATGACTGCTGTTTCTAACCTGCAATTAAAGACTTCGCCTTGGCAAACTATTGTCCTATTAACCTTGAGTTTATGGCTGGGTGCAAGCTTAATTTTAGACTGGGTAATTATGCCTAGTTTATATGTGTCAGGGATGATGACACAAGCGGGTTTTACTTCCGCAGGTTATCTAATTTTCTGGAATTTCAACCGGATTGAATTAGTAGCGGCGGCGGTAGTATTAACTGGCGTACTAGCTTTAAATAAAACAGCTTTTGTAAGCAATAGCTGGCGACGCGGTGCGGTGATTTTGTCAGGAATGATGTTAGCTGTAGCTTTAACCAATGCCTACTTTTTGACTCCGCAAATGTGCGCTACAGGAGTCCAGCTAAATTTGTTTGAAGCTGTTGAAGTTCCTAGCACAATGAACAACTTGCACGTTGCTTACTGGCTATTAGAAGCAATTAAGTTAGCTATAGGTGGTACGCTTTTGGGTTGGTGTTTTCGTCAACAAGCTTAAGAAATTTTGAACCATCTAAACATTGAAAGCCTTTCATAGTGAATGAAGGGCTTTTTGCTATTGCTCTAGTTGGGCAATTAATTATTGTTGATGCGCTACTTTTTCCCTGCTACTCCATAATCAAACAACCCTGCGACTGTTCACAAGCCATATCTTAATTAATGTTATTTAACTCCAGTCTTCGTCTTCACCCTTATTAGCTTTACCTTTATAAAGTGGTTGGTTAGCGTGGATTTGACGAGTTTTAGCAAATAATTGGGTTTCTGTAATCTCCCAGTTTTGCAACACTAGGTCTAAATCCCCTTGAATATCTCTAGCGCCAGGAAAGCCATTGTAACGAATCCGTAGTCTGGCAAGCTCCGCCAGATTATAATCGGTAGGCGAAGATATTAATAGATTGTTAACGATAATGCGATCGCGACCGTGTAAAGGATGTTGGCGATCTTGATTTTCCGTTTCTGACATTAGCAATTTTTGGTTCGCACTGTGTACTAGGTTAATAGTTACAGATTTTTTTGTCGGTTACAGTGCAAGGGTTGTTGCAAAGTGTCAAGAGCAAACCAAAGTCAATAGCGTTGTGCTAGTGTCAGTTTTTAGACGAACTTGTTTGCTTGAGCAGCTAACCAAAGTCTAAACCCCTAGCAAGGGAATGATTTTTTGCTTCTCTCTTGGAAAACTCTGTAGAGGGAAACCCTCAAGAGCAGATTTTCCGCTCTATTGTAAAACTCTGTGGAAGAAACCTTCCTACATATTTTCCGTTTTAACTCTTGGTAGCTGTATGTCTGACCTTCCTTTCACTTTAGATCAGTTACGCATCCTGAAAGCGATCGCGGCAGAAGGAAGCTTTAAGCGTGCCGCAGATAGTTTGTACGTTTCTCAACCTGCTGTTAGCCTCCAAGTTCAAAACTTAGAAAGGCAATTAGATGTGCCTTTATTTGATCGCGGTGGACGACGCGCTCAATTAACCGAAGCAGGTTATCTTTTGCTAAGTTATGGCGAAAAAATCCTGACTTTGTGTCAAGAAACTTGCCGCGCCATTGAAGACTTACAAAATCTTCAAGGTGGAACGTTAATTGTCGGCGCGTCTCAAACTACTGGAACTTATCTTTTGCCGCAGATGATTGGCTTATTTCGGCAAAAATACCCTGATGTTGCCGTCCAGTTACACGTTCACTCTACCCGCCGCACAGCTTGGAGTGTCGCCAACGGACAGGTGGATTTAGCAATTATTGGTGGTGAAGTACCTAGCGAATTGCAAGAATCTTTAGAGATTATTCCCTACGCGGAAGATGAATTAGCGCTGATTTTACCTGTTTTTCATCCCTTTGCTAAACTGCACACAATTCAAAGAGACGATTTATATAAATTACAATTTATTGCTCTCGATTCTCAATCGACAATTCGTAAAGTTATCGATCAAGTATTGACTCGCTGTGAAATTGATACGCGCCGCTTGAAAATAGAAATGGAACTCAATTCAATTGAAGCAATCAAAAATGCCGTGCAGTCAGGGTTAGGAGCAGCTTTTGTGTCGCTAAGTGCGATCGCTAAAGAATTACAAATGAACGTCCTCCACTGCACTCCGATTGAAGGAGTTGTAGTCAAACGGACGCTATGGCTAATTTTCAACCCCAATCGTTATCGCTCAAAAGCGGCGGAAGCTTTTAGCAAAGAAGTTTTACCCCAATTTGCTACCCCAGGATGGAATCAAGAGGTTCTATCCGTCCAACCATTAATTACTGAAGCTATTGGAGAAATAAGCGATCGCCCAATTTCCATAGCACCCCAAGCTGAGAAAACAAATATTTAGCTAAAAGTTAATCGGCATAAGTTATAAACAAGAAAATTGCTTATTGCTACCGTCCAAATCATCAATATTTATGGAAGTCTATTGCACTCGTTCAAGTTGTCCCCGTCCGCAAAATAATTTTGCCGATTTAGATGATGGTGCAACCTTAAAGACGACACAGCAAAAGTACTGTACTACTTGCGGAATGCCATTGATTTTAGTAGGGCGCTACTTACCACTAAAATTGTTAGGACGGGGAGGATTTGGGGCGGCTTTTTTGGCGCGCGATCGCTATACTCCAGGTTTCCGTAAGTGCGTAGTCAAGCAATTCAAACCCTCTGGCGATTTAACCCCAGAGCAATTACAAACAGCCCACCAACTATTTGAACGCGAAGCGGAAGTTTTAGAACTAATTGGCAATCAAAATAATCAAATCCCCGACTTATTTGCGTTTTTTGATTTAACTGTTCCCAGTCTTCAACCTTCCAAACAAGAGCAATTTTTTTATTTAGTTCAAGAATTTATTGATGGCAAAAACTTAGAAGAAGAACTACAGGAAAAAGGCAAGTTTTCCGAAGCTGAGGTACAAGAAGTATTACTAGAAGTTCTCAAAGTTTTAAAATTTGTCCACGATAGCGGCTCGATTCATCGAGATATCAAACCTTCCAATATTATGCGCCACAAAAACGGGCGCTTGTATTTATTAGATTTTGGTGCAGTTAAACAAGTAGCCAGCACCGCCACTAGCAAGGCTTCCACAGGCATTTATTCCCTGGGATTTGCCCCCCCAGAACAAATGTCTGGCAAGCAAGTTTATCCATCTACCGATTTATATGCTTTGGCGGTTACTTGTGTAATGTTGCTGACAGGTAAAGACGCAGCCGATTTGTTTGATAACTATAGCAATCAATGGAGTTGGCAAAAAGAAGTCAAGATTAGTCCAACGCTAGAAAATGTACTAAATAAAATGTTGATAGCAGCTCCAAATCAACGCTTTCAATCGGCGCAAGAAGTATTGGATGCTCTAGCTATAATTCCTGTCCCACAAACACCGCCACCTAGTCCTAGGGCAAAGCCTAACCCATCTTTAACTAATATTCCGAATTCTGCCCCGATTGTTTCTACTACTCCTGTTGCTCCTGCTGTCAGGCAGCAATCGCATCCCACTTTTTCAACCTGGGAATTATTAATCAATGGCGCTTTTACTGGCTTTGAGGGGAGTTTAATTGCGATCGCCTTAGCGAGTCTTTTAGGTACAACTTTAATGACTACCGGAGCGTGGCTAGTTGTGTTGGGAGGACTAATTTTTGTCCAATGGCGACGCTGGATTGAGGGCAAAGATTTATTAATTATTGCGGGTCTTACCTTAGCCCTAATATTATTCTTGCCCGGATTGCACAAAAAAATTGTTAGTAGTTTGCCAGGAATTGGAACTTGGCAAACGGTATTAATATTAGCGATAGTTGCAGGCTTGGGTGCGATCGCTGTAACGGCACTATATAAATTAATCTACAAGTTACTTGCTCGATTTATTCGCTAACAGTGGCTAACAAGCAATCATGTCCGAAAGAAACGAAACCACTATTTTAGTTCTAGCTTTACTAACTACATTAGGTTTGGTAGGTGGCGCGATCTGGTGGTTTACTCAAGATAGGATCAAACTAACTGATTTAACTAAAAATCAAACTGAGCCAAATACTTTTGCCCAAGTAACCAATCTTCCTACGGGGCTATTTAGTTATGGTGGTAGTACAACTTGGGCCTCCATTCGGGGTATTGTCGATCCAGCAATTGAAATTGTCCATCCTGAATTTCGGCTGCGCTATACCAACCCCACCTCTGGAACTCCTGGTTCTGGTAGTGGGATCAAGATGTTATTAGATGGTCAATTAGCCTTTGCTCAATCTTCACGCTCAATTAAAGAGCAAGAGTTAAACCGCGCCACTGCTAGAGGCTTTGAGCTTAAAGCCATACCTGTTGCCATTGATGGTATTGCGATCGCCGTTCACCCAAATTTAAACATTTCTGGTCTGACTCTAGGGCAATTACAAGAAATTTATACGGGTAAATTAACTAATTGGCAACAATTAGGAGGTATAGATTTACCCATTGTTCCTTATTCGCGCCAACTCAATGAAGGCGGGACTACTGAATTTTTTGCCGAAAATGTTTTAAACGGGGCAGATTTTGGTCGCAACGTCCAGTTTAGCGACACAACTACCCAAGCTTTGAGAGCCGTAGCAGCAAATCCCGGCGGTATTTATTATGCTTCCGCTCCCGAAATTGTCAGCCAATGTACTGTAAAACCCTTACCATTGGGTCGTAAAGCTACAGAACTTATTGCGCCTTATCAACAGCCATTTATTGCCCTTTCTCAGTGTCCCAGCCAACGCAATCAAGTAAATACCGCAGCCTTTCAAAGCGGTGATTATCCAATTACTCGTCGCTTATTTGTAATTGTCAAACTTGATGGCAACGCCGACCAGCAAGCCGGAGAAGCTTATGCTAAGTTACTTTTGACTTCCCAAGGTCAACAATTAATTGCTAAAGCTGGATTTGTTAGTATTCGCTAATTTTTGTAGTTAAAATAACAGGTTAAATTGATGTTGAGAAAATTGTCTAACCATTACTGCGAGTAATTTATGTCTCAAAAAAATGAAACTCCGCTTTTGATTGTGGCTTTATTAATTACTGTGGGGCTAGTCGGGGGGGCAATATGGTGGTTTATGCGATCGGGGATTAACTTAACGGCAACTAATAATAATCGCCCTACTCCTACCAATAACCAGCCAGAAGCTCCTCTCAATGCTAGTAGCGATCGCGATTTTGCCTCCGTACAAAAAGTTCCTAGTGGCTTATTTAATTATGGTGGTAGCACTTCTTGGGCCCCTATCCGTTTGCGAGTAGATTCAGCAATTCAAGCGGCGCGTCCTGAATTTCGCTTGCGGTACGTTACCTCCACCGGAGTTGCACCAGGATCATCCACGGGAATTAAAATGTTAATTGATGGCAAGCTAGACTTTGCTCAATCATCCCGGAGTCTCCGAGACGAGGAGTTAAGCAGCGCTCAACAGCGAGGGTTTAAGCTACAACAAACTCCTATTGCTATTGATGGTCTAGCAGTGGCGGTCAATCCCAGCTTAAATATTTCTGGACTGACGATAGACCAACTTCGGTCTATTTATACAGGCAAGGTAACTAACTGGCAACAAGTCGGTGGACCAAATGTGGCGATTCAACCTTATTCGCGTCCTGCTAATGATGGCGGTACGGTAGAGCTTTTTGTTCAAGATGTTTTGGGGAACCAAAAGTTTGCCGCCAACGTCCAATTTGTTGCTACTACTACTCAAGCGTTGCAAAAACTAGCTAGTAGCCCTGGAGGAATTTACTATGCCTCCGCCCCCGAAGTTGTTCCTCAATGTACGATTAAGCCGATAGCCCTAGGGCGCAAAGCTAACGAATTAGTCCCTCCTTTTCAAGAACCTTTTGTGCCGTTGTCTCAATGCCCCAGCCAGCGCAATCAATTAAATACCGAGGCTTTTCAATCGGGAGCATACCCCATTACGCGGAATTTATTTGCGATCATCAAACAAAACGGTCAAACCGAGCAGTTGGCTGGGGATGCCTACGTCAATTTTCTGCTCTCAAATCAAGGGCAAGAATTAATTAGTCAAAGTGGGTTTGTCAGAATTCGCTAACT from Synechocystis sp. PCC 7509 includes these protein-coding regions:
- a CDS encoding PstS family phosphate ABC transporter substrate-binding protein, which encodes MSERNETTILVLALLTTLGLVGGAIWWFTQDRIKLTDLTKNQTEPNTFAQVTNLPTGLFSYGGSTTWASIRGIVDPAIEIVHPEFRLRYTNPTSGTPGSGSGIKMLLDGQLAFAQSSRSIKEQELNRATARGFELKAIPVAIDGIAIAVHPNLNISGLTLGQLQEIYTGKLTNWQQLGGIDLPIVPYSRQLNEGGTTEFFAENVLNGADFGRNVQFSDTTTQALRAVAANPGGIYYASAPEIVSQCTVKPLPLGRKATELIAPYQQPFIALSQCPSQRNQVNTAAFQSGDYPITRRLFVIVKLDGNADQQAGEAYAKLLLTSQGQQLIAKAGFVSIR
- a CDS encoding DUF4149 domain-containing protein, yielding MTAVSNLQLKTSPWQTIVLLTLSLWLGASLILDWVIMPSLYVSGMMTQAGFTSAGYLIFWNFNRIELVAAAVVLTGVLALNKTAFVSNSWRRGAVILSGMMLAVALTNAYFLTPQMCATGVQLNLFEAVEVPSTMNNLHVAYWLLEAIKLAIGGTLLGWCFRQQA
- a CDS encoding LysR family transcriptional regulator, with translation MSDLPFTLDQLRILKAIAAEGSFKRAADSLYVSQPAVSLQVQNLERQLDVPLFDRGGRRAQLTEAGYLLLSYGEKILTLCQETCRAIEDLQNLQGGTLIVGASQTTGTYLLPQMIGLFRQKYPDVAVQLHVHSTRRTAWSVANGQVDLAIIGGEVPSELQESLEIIPYAEDELALILPVFHPFAKLHTIQRDDLYKLQFIALDSQSTIRKVIDQVLTRCEIDTRRLKIEMELNSIEAIKNAVQSGLGAAFVSLSAIAKELQMNVLHCTPIEGVVVKRTLWLIFNPNRYRSKAAEAFSKEVLPQFATPGWNQEVLSVQPLITEAIGEISDRPISIAPQAEKTNI
- the recN gene encoding DNA repair protein RecN, yielding MLLSLSIENFALIDRLNLEFGEGLNVLTGETGAGKSIILDAIDAALGGKVSSRAIRTGSNRAIVEATFKLNRSLAAWLVEQEIELIDEETLVCSREMNASSGSLRSRTRVNGVLVNRQVMTQLRGLLVEITAQGQTVQVGQSAQVRQWLDLYGGEAHFKEREIVGKLFAEYQEAKTNLEKRRQGDRQRLQQLDLLKYQSQELGAASLSDPDEMEALEQESQRLSHVVELQQLSYKVYQAVYQNDNDGLAAADLLGNAEIVLTDMVQYDSQLQPLVDAIAEALATVGEVGRQIHVYGDALEADPQRLAEVEERIRELKQICRKYGPTLVEVIAYYDRIQTELAEIDGGEQSIEALEQKEKACYTKLMQTVDKLTKLRQATAFRMEEKLLIELKPLAMDKVKFQVAIEPTTVSAMGGNRITFLFSANPGEPLQPLTEVASGGEMSRFLLALKSCFSSLDPAGTLIFDEIDVGVSGKVANAIAEKLHQLSDRQQVLCVTHQPLIAAMADRHFRVDKLALDTSIDADTRTVVRVKALDNFATRREELATLASGESQTEAIAFADSLLVQAAHLRQTKLVK
- a CDS encoding phosphate ABC transporter substrate-binding protein encodes the protein MSQKNETPLLIVALLITVGLVGGAIWWFMRSGINLTATNNNRPTPTNNQPEAPLNASSDRDFASVQKVPSGLFNYGGSTSWAPIRLRVDSAIQAARPEFRLRYVTSTGVAPGSSTGIKMLIDGKLDFAQSSRSLRDEELSSAQQRGFKLQQTPIAIDGLAVAVNPSLNISGLTIDQLRSIYTGKVTNWQQVGGPNVAIQPYSRPANDGGTVELFVQDVLGNQKFAANVQFVATTTQALQKLASSPGGIYYASAPEVVPQCTIKPIALGRKANELVPPFQEPFVPLSQCPSQRNQLNTEAFQSGAYPITRNLFAIIKQNGQTEQLAGDAYVNFLLSNQGQELISQSGFVRIR
- a CDS encoding serine/threonine-protein kinase, translating into MEVYCTRSSCPRPQNNFADLDDGATLKTTQQKYCTTCGMPLILVGRYLPLKLLGRGGFGAAFLARDRYTPGFRKCVVKQFKPSGDLTPEQLQTAHQLFEREAEVLELIGNQNNQIPDLFAFFDLTVPSLQPSKQEQFFYLVQEFIDGKNLEEELQEKGKFSEAEVQEVLLEVLKVLKFVHDSGSIHRDIKPSNIMRHKNGRLYLLDFGAVKQVASTATSKASTGIYSLGFAPPEQMSGKQVYPSTDLYALAVTCVMLLTGKDAADLFDNYSNQWSWQKEVKISPTLENVLNKMLIAAPNQRFQSAQEVLDALAIIPVPQTPPPSPRAKPNPSLTNIPNSAPIVSTTPVAPAVRQQSHPTFSTWELLINGAFTGFEGSLIAIALASLLGTTLMTTGAWLVVLGGLIFVQWRRWIEGKDLLIIAGLTLALILFLPGLHKKIVSSLPGIGTWQTVLILAIVAGLGAIAVTALYKLIYKLLARFIR
- a CDS encoding DUF2808 domain-containing protein; the protein is MLIRPKSLAAATLAIASVFVIIPEIARGVQLRDGTISFVQQPRLVEATTTLKDINAWGATYYFTINLPEKAGEPLQTVTFNQHEGVDNIRFDLEDTRAFVGTRRNKGENIALGSVTRDKKTRTVTVVFNPPITPGKTITIGLRPVQNPFSSGVYLFGVKAFPPGEKTAGQFMGYGRLQFYGDLFD
- a CDS encoding DUF3288 family protein, which produces MSETENQDRQHPLHGRDRIIVNNLLISSPTDYNLAELARLRIRYNGFPGARDIQGDLDLVLQNWEITETQLFAKTRQIHANQPLYKGKANKGEDEDWS